From the Lathyrus oleraceus cultivar Zhongwan6 chromosome 4, CAAS_Psat_ZW6_1.0, whole genome shotgun sequence genome, one window contains:
- the LOC127076714 gene encoding patatin-like protein 2, producing MQVLPIVLSRNKYNMAVNYLLFVFFFASQFIAGFNTELPPSNHEHTITILSIDGGGIRGIIPAVILNHLEKALQVKDKEASLAKYFDVISGTSTGGLVTAMLAAPHPDDPTRPLFTAEQVINFYHQYGPSIFNKTSGWDATYPGTKYDGKFLHNLASELLKDTKLSQTLTNVVIPTFDIKKFHPVTFSSYKLNEVSSLDAKLSDICIGTSAAPTYLPPYHFENDGAEFNLVDGGVAACNPAMAAVSEVMKEKGWRHTKILLLSIGCGSKELKGFDADVATHFSAAFWASSGLAVGAYDTAAKDMTEYYLVNVLPKIHSSHNYLRIQEYKLDPSMEAMDNATIANIENLAKVGESLLKKPVLKMNVNTYEPEEKTNHGTNAEALEKLAETLYKIRQYRQKKNMMEKFMGRPLLKNIPNPFATTS from the exons ATGCAAGTCCTTCCAATTGTGTTGTCTAGAAACAAATATAATATGGCTGTTAACTACCTTTTGTTTGTGTTCTTTTTTGCTAGTCAGTTTATTGCTGGATTTAACACTGAGCTACCACCTTCTAATCATGAGCATACTATCACCATTCTGAGTATTGATGGTGGTGGTATTAGAGGAATTATTCCAGCAGTAATTCTTAACCACTTGGAAAAGGCTCTTCAG GTTAAGGATAAAGAAGCATCACTTGCAAAATATTTTGATGTGATATCAGGAACTAGTACTGGAGGGCTTGTGACTGCTATGCTCGCTGCTCCTCATCCAGATGATCCTACTCGTCCTCTATTCACTGCTGAACAAGTTATCAACTTCTACCATCAATATGGTCCTTCAATATTCAACAAAACTAG TGGTTGGGATGCTACATACCCTGGTACAAAGTATGATGGAAAGTTCTTACATAATTTAGCAAGTGAATTATTGAAAGATACAAAACTGAGTCAGACATTAACCAATGTTGTTATCCCAACTTTTGACATCAAGAAATTTCATCCTGTGACATTCTCAAGTTATAAG TTGAACGAAGTTTCAAGCTTAGATGCAAAATTATCAGATATATGCATTGGAACTTCAGCTGCACCAACTTATCTACCTCCATATCACTTTGAAAATGATGGTGCTGAATTCAACTTGGTTGATGGAGGTGTGGCTGCATGTAATCCG GCTATGGCTGCTGTGAGTGAAGTGATGAAAGAGAAGGGATGGAGGCATACGAAGATCTTGCTGTTGTCTATAGGATGTGGAAGTAAAGAGTTGAAAGGTTTTGATGCTGATGTTGCAACTCATTTCTCAGCTGCATTTTGGGCATCATCTGGTCTTGCTGTTGGTGCTTATGATACTGCTGCTAAAGATATGACTGAATATTACCTTGTCAATGTCCTCCCAAAAATCCACTCTTCTCACAACTATCTTAGAATTCAG GAATATAAGTTGGATCCATCGATGGAAGCCATGGATAATGCTACAATAGCTAACATTGAAAATCTTGCAAAGGTAGGAGAGAGCCTTCTGAAAAAACCAGTTTTGAAAATGAATGTGAATACCTATGAGCCAGAGGAAAAAACAAACCATGGTACAAACGCTGAGgctttagagaagttggcagagaCTTTATACAAAATAAGGCAGTATCGTCAAAAGAAGAATATGATGGAGAAGTTTATGGGACGACCACTTCTTAAAAATATTCCAAACCCTTTTGCTACTACAAGCTAG
- the LOC127076715 gene encoding phosphopantothenoylcysteine decarboxylase isoform X4 yields the protein MKPRILLASSGSVAAVKFANLCQCFCEWAEVRAVATNPSLYFIDRTAIPKDVILYTDNDEWSSWKKLGDSVLHIELRKWADIMVIAPLSANTLGKIAGGLCDNLLTCIVRAWDYSKPFFVAPAMNTFMWNNPFTEKHLISIDELGISLIPPVTKRLACGDYGNGAMAEPSTIYSTVRLFYESKAQQGNGRV from the exons AT GAAGCCTAGGATTTTACTTGCTTCTAGTGGGAGTGTTGCTGCTGTTAAATTTGCCAATCTTTGTCAATGTTTCTGTGAATGGGCCGAAGTAAGAGCAGTTGCCACAAATCCATCCTTGTATTTTATTGACAGAACAGCGATTCCCAAGGATGTGATTTTGTATACGGACAACGATGAATGGTCTAGTTGGAAGAAACTAGGCGATAGCGTGCTTCACATTGAGCTTCGCAAATGGGCTGATATCATGGTCATTGCTCCATTATCGGCAAACACTCTTGGCAAG ATTGCTGGAGGGTTGTGTGACAATCTACTGACATGTATCGTCCGTGCCTGGGACTACAGCAAGCCATTCTTTGTTGCACCTGCCATGAACACTTTTATGTGGAACAATCCTTTCACAGAGAAGCATCTCATCTCTATTGACGAGCTTGGTATTTCCCTCATTCCACCTGTTACAAAGAGGTTAGCTTGTGGGGATTATGGCAATGGTGCAATGGCTGAACCTTCTACCATTTACTCCACTGTAAGGCTCTTTTATGAGTCAAAGGCTCAGCAAGGTAATGGCCGTGTTTAA
- the LOC127076715 gene encoding probable phosphopantothenoylcysteine decarboxylase isoform X1: MMACSEPVSSVGDNMSVSAAPRKPRILLASSGSVAAVKFANLCQCFCEWAEVRAVATNPSLYFIDRTAIPKDVILYTDNDEWSSWKKLGDSVLHIELRKWADIMVIAPLSANTLGKIAGGLCDNLLTCIVRAWDYSKPFFVAPAMNTFMWNNPFTEKHLISIDELGISLIPPVTKRLACGDYGNGAMAEPSTIYSTVRLFYESKAQQGNGRV; the protein is encoded by the exons ATGATGGCCTGCTCAGAACCTGTGAGTTCAGTGGGAGATAATATGTCAGTGTCTGCTGCACCCAGGAAGCCTAGGATTTTACTTGCTTCTAGTGGGAGTGTTGCTGCTGTTAAATTTGCCAATCTTTGTCAATGTTTCTGTGAATGGGCCGAAGTAAGAGCAGTTGCCACAAATCCATCCTTGTATTTTATTGACAGAACAGCGATTCCCAAGGATGTGATTTTGTATACGGACAACGATGAATGGTCTAGTTGGAAGAAACTAGGCGATAGCGTGCTTCACATTGAGCTTCGCAAATGGGCTGATATCATGGTCATTGCTCCATTATCGGCAAACACTCTTGGCAAG ATTGCTGGAGGGTTGTGTGACAATCTACTGACATGTATCGTCCGTGCCTGGGACTACAGCAAGCCATTCTTTGTTGCACCTGCCATGAACACTTTTATGTGGAACAATCCTTTCACAGAGAAGCATCTCATCTCTATTGACGAGCTTGGTATTTCCCTCATTCCACCTGTTACAAAGAGGTTAGCTTGTGGGGATTATGGCAATGGTGCAATGGCTGAACCTTCTACCATTTACTCCACTGTAAGGCTCTTTTATGAGTCAAAGGCTCAGCAAGGTAATGGCCGTGTTTAA
- the LOC127076715 gene encoding probable phosphopantothenoylcysteine decarboxylase isoform X2 — MMACSEPVSSVGDNMSVSAAPRKPRILLASSGSVAAVKFANLCQCFCEWAEVRAVATNPSLYFIDRTAIPKDVILYTDNDEWSSWKKLGDSVLHIELRKWADIMVIAPLSANTLGKIAGGLCDNLLTCIVRAWDYSKPFFVAPAMNTFMWNNPFTEKHLISIDELGISLIPPVTKRLACGDYGNGAMAEPSTIYSTVRLFYESKAQQGLK, encoded by the exons ATGATGGCCTGCTCAGAACCTGTGAGTTCAGTGGGAGATAATATGTCAGTGTCTGCTGCACCCAGGAAGCCTAGGATTTTACTTGCTTCTAGTGGGAGTGTTGCTGCTGTTAAATTTGCCAATCTTTGTCAATGTTTCTGTGAATGGGCCGAAGTAAGAGCAGTTGCCACAAATCCATCCTTGTATTTTATTGACAGAACAGCGATTCCCAAGGATGTGATTTTGTATACGGACAACGATGAATGGTCTAGTTGGAAGAAACTAGGCGATAGCGTGCTTCACATTGAGCTTCGCAAATGGGCTGATATCATGGTCATTGCTCCATTATCGGCAAACACTCTTGGCAAG ATTGCTGGAGGGTTGTGTGACAATCTACTGACATGTATCGTCCGTGCCTGGGACTACAGCAAGCCATTCTTTGTTGCACCTGCCATGAACACTTTTATGTGGAACAATCCTTTCACAGAGAAGCATCTCATCTCTATTGACGAGCTTGGTATTTCCCTCATTCCACCTGTTACAAAGAGGTTAGCTTGTGGGGATTATGGCAATGGTGCAATGGCTGAACCTTCTACCATTTACTCCACTGTAAGGCTCTTTTATGAGTCAAAGGCTCAGCAAG GTTTAAAATGA
- the LOC127076715 gene encoding phosphopantothenoylcysteine decarboxylase isoform X3 codes for MSVSAAPRKPRILLASSGSVAAVKFANLCQCFCEWAEVRAVATNPSLYFIDRTAIPKDVILYTDNDEWSSWKKLGDSVLHIELRKWADIMVIAPLSANTLGKIAGGLCDNLLTCIVRAWDYSKPFFVAPAMNTFMWNNPFTEKHLISIDELGISLIPPVTKRLACGDYGNGAMAEPSTIYSTVRLFYESKAQQGNGRV; via the exons ATGTCAGTGTCTGCTGCACCCAGGAAGCCTAGGATTTTACTTGCTTCTAGTGGGAGTGTTGCTGCTGTTAAATTTGCCAATCTTTGTCAATGTTTCTGTGAATGGGCCGAAGTAAGAGCAGTTGCCACAAATCCATCCTTGTATTTTATTGACAGAACAGCGATTCCCAAGGATGTGATTTTGTATACGGACAACGATGAATGGTCTAGTTGGAAGAAACTAGGCGATAGCGTGCTTCACATTGAGCTTCGCAAATGGGCTGATATCATGGTCATTGCTCCATTATCGGCAAACACTCTTGGCAAG ATTGCTGGAGGGTTGTGTGACAATCTACTGACATGTATCGTCCGTGCCTGGGACTACAGCAAGCCATTCTTTGTTGCACCTGCCATGAACACTTTTATGTGGAACAATCCTTTCACAGAGAAGCATCTCATCTCTATTGACGAGCTTGGTATTTCCCTCATTCCACCTGTTACAAAGAGGTTAGCTTGTGGGGATTATGGCAATGGTGCAATGGCTGAACCTTCTACCATTTACTCCACTGTAAGGCTCTTTTATGAGTCAAAGGCTCAGCAAGGTAATGGCCGTGTTTAA